Proteins from one Pirellulaceae bacterium genomic window:
- a CDS encoding ketoacyl-ACP synthase III — protein sequence MHSLTGVQLLSTGSYVPPDVVTNEDLRQLGYDSDWIIQRTGIQSRRRASADMATSDLAYEAAQRCLDASGTDVADIDLILLATMTPDAPIPSTACLLQERLAAPQAGAMDLNAACAGFMYALLTGAQFIGAGTCQRVLVVGADINTRIVNPDDEKTFPLFGDGAGAVLLGPGDDDQGFLAFTMGSDGSGADLLRIPGGGSRRPLTPRSLSEGEQFIQMDGRPVFKWAVRTLTDTLQEVLAHANCTLEDIKQVVLHQANIRIIEAAAEALAIPREKMLINVDRFGNTSAGSIPLGLDESYGAGNLSRGDRVLLCGFGAGLAWGAAVVQW from the coding sequence ATGCATTCGTTGACAGGTGTGCAATTGCTTTCAACGGGTAGCTACGTGCCGCCGGATGTTGTCACCAACGAGGATCTGAGACAGCTCGGTTACGATTCGGACTGGATCATCCAACGAACGGGAATTCAGAGTCGTCGTCGAGCGTCGGCGGACATGGCGACGAGTGACTTGGCCTACGAGGCGGCTCAGAGGTGTTTGGACGCATCGGGTACGGATGTGGCTGACATCGACCTTATTTTGCTGGCGACGATGACGCCGGACGCTCCCATTCCATCGACGGCATGTCTCTTGCAGGAGCGTCTTGCGGCGCCTCAAGCGGGAGCTATGGATTTGAATGCGGCCTGTGCTGGCTTCATGTACGCTCTGCTAACGGGTGCACAGTTCATTGGTGCGGGTACGTGTCAACGTGTCCTCGTCGTGGGAGCTGACATCAATACTCGGATCGTGAATCCGGATGATGAAAAGACTTTTCCCCTGTTTGGTGATGGAGCGGGTGCGGTCTTGCTTGGTCCGGGCGATGACGATCAGGGATTTCTGGCTTTCACGATGGGTTCAGATGGATCGGGCGCCGATCTGTTGCGAATTCCAGGTGGGGGTTCGCGGCGTCCTTTGACTCCGCGATCGCTGTCAGAAGGGGAGCAGTTCATTCAGATGGATGGTCGACCAGTCTTCAAGTGGGCCGTACGAACGCTCACCGACACGCTCCAAGAAGTTCTTGCCCATGCGAACTGCACGTTGGAGGACATCAAACAGGTTGTCTTGCATCAGGCGAACATTCGCATCATCGAAGCGGCGGCCGAGGCGCTCGCCATTCCACGGGAGAAAATGCTGATCAATGTTGATCGCTTTGGGAACACTTCCGCAGGTAGCATTCCTCTTGGACTTGATGAATCCTACGGCGCGGGTAATCTGTCTCGCGGCGATCGAGTCTTACTGTGCGGCTTTGGTGCAGGACTGGCCTGGGGTGCCGCAGTCGTCCAATGGTGA
- the pepF gene encoding oligoendopeptidase F → MSKVKRLPSRSRVKVDDTWDLSSLYPNDKAWERDLKKMKRQISGFAAFRGKLGESPKTLAKCLKFDSDFDRLAERLGVYAFLNTAQDQADGDSQNRMGQFQNIAARAAEEASFIRPELLALSGAKLKKLMNSPELKHYRLTLDRLVRSKPYTLGKREEQLLAMQSEMSQTASRTFRQLLDADMKFGVVKNEKGEQVELSNATFGQLLVSPSRKVRKEAFTTYYKQFEAHQNTIAATLNGSIQKDVYYARARGYDSALHAALFPDNVPDSVYEKLIGSVHRNLPALHRYYDLRRRKMKLRDLRHYDTYVPILSDLETRHTWKQAVKVIIDALRPLGDEYCSVLEQGLSQRWCDRYPNQGKQSGAFSCGSFDGDPYILMNYQPTVLNDVFTLAHEAGHSMHSYLSSSHQSFEYYDYTIFVAEVASTFNEELLSHHLLENTTDKKRRAFLINREIDDIRGTIFRQTMFAEFEKITHEMAEAGEPLTLQAFQTVYRDLLVKYFGPDFTIDDQLSLECLRIPHFYRAFYVYKYATGLSAAIALSQRVLKGGETDLQAYLNFLKSGCSKDPLDLLRDAGVDMERPQPVNTALKYFSQLVDELDDLL, encoded by the coding sequence ATGAGTAAAGTCAAACGTCTACCTTCGCGCTCACGCGTCAAAGTTGATGACACTTGGGATCTTTCCAGTCTTTACCCCAACGACAAAGCCTGGGAGCGTGATCTGAAAAAAATGAAACGCCAGATCTCCGGATTTGCAGCTTTTCGTGGCAAGTTGGGGGAGAGCCCTAAGACGTTGGCGAAATGCCTCAAGTTTGATTCTGATTTTGACCGCTTGGCGGAACGGTTGGGCGTTTATGCATTTCTCAATACGGCCCAAGATCAGGCCGATGGTGACTCGCAGAATCGGATGGGGCAATTTCAAAACATTGCGGCTCGCGCTGCGGAAGAGGCCAGCTTTATTCGTCCGGAGCTGTTGGCATTATCCGGCGCAAAGCTGAAGAAGTTGATGAATTCGCCTGAGTTAAAACACTATCGGTTGACACTTGATAGGTTAGTGCGTTCAAAACCCTACACGCTTGGCAAACGCGAAGAACAGTTGCTGGCGATGCAGTCGGAAATGTCGCAGACTGCCAGCCGAACGTTTCGACAGTTATTGGATGCCGATATGAAGTTCGGCGTGGTCAAGAATGAGAAGGGCGAGCAGGTTGAGTTGAGTAACGCCACGTTTGGCCAGCTACTTGTCTCACCAAGTCGAAAGGTTCGCAAGGAAGCGTTCACAACTTACTACAAACAGTTCGAGGCCCATCAGAATACGATCGCCGCAACGTTAAATGGATCGATTCAAAAGGATGTCTACTATGCCCGGGCACGCGGTTATGATTCTGCCCTGCACGCCGCGCTATTCCCCGACAACGTGCCTGATTCCGTCTACGAAAAACTGATTGGCAGCGTGCATCGTAATCTGCCTGCCCTGCATCGATACTACGACTTGCGTCGGCGAAAAATGAAGCTTCGCGACTTGCGGCATTACGACACTTATGTGCCGATTTTGAGCGACCTCGAGACGCGACACACCTGGAAGCAAGCCGTGAAAGTGATCATTGACGCTTTGCGGCCGTTAGGCGATGAATATTGCTCGGTCTTGGAGCAGGGGCTGAGTCAACGCTGGTGTGATCGCTATCCGAATCAAGGCAAACAAAGTGGTGCTTTTAGTTGTGGGTCGTTTGATGGTGATCCGTATATCCTGATGAACTACCAGCCAACAGTGCTCAACGATGTCTTTACGCTCGCCCATGAAGCGGGGCACTCGATGCACAGTTACCTGTCGTCAAGTCATCAGTCGTTCGAATACTACGATTACACCATTTTTGTTGCCGAGGTTGCCAGCACGTTCAACGAAGAGCTGCTGAGCCATCACTTATTGGAGAATACGACTGACAAGAAGCGTCGAGCTTTCTTGATCAATCGCGAGATCGATGACATACGCGGTACGATCTTTCGCCAGACGATGTTTGCCGAATTCGAAAAGATCACGCATGAAATGGCGGAGGCGGGTGAGCCCTTGACGCTACAGGCATTCCAAACCGTCTATCGAGATCTGTTGGTTAAATACTTCGGTCCCGATTTCACGATCGACGATCAATTGTCATTGGAGTGTTTGCGGATTCCGCATTTCTATCGCGCCTTCTATGTGTATAAGTACGCCACCGGATTGTCAGCAGCCATCGCTTTAAGCCAGCGTGTCTTGAAGGGTGGGGAGACTGACTTGCAAGCTTATCTCAACTTTCTCAAGTCTGGCTGTTCCAAAGATCCGCTCGATCTGCTCCGCGATGCGGGCGTTGATATGGAGCGGCCCCAGCCGGTCAATACCGCACTCAAATACTTCAGCCAACTCGTGGATGAACTCGATGACTTGCTCTGA
- a CDS encoding ABC transporter ATP-binding protein, translating to MSKLTTAREKLASSTQAEGLRGPHFRVAPETRVTQPMVGEAVMEACDLRKSYRKGPVQVPVLKGVDVQVGDGEFMTIVGKSGSGKSTLLHLLATLDAPDSGEIHFQDRRIDNLTPAKRDGMRNRDIGVVFQFYHLLPELTTLENTILPAMIGHSVAAYWGKRKQLRREASELLERVGLSHRLKHRPSELSGGEMQRVAIARALLNRPQILLADEPTGNLDRQTGVQIMDLLRSLNQDQKLTIVMVTHDSAIAQQTDRVVQLVEGRVSFA from the coding sequence ATGAGTAAATTGACGACTGCCCGAGAAAAACTCGCGAGCTCCACGCAAGCCGAAGGCTTACGTGGACCTCACTTTCGTGTCGCTCCCGAGACCCGGGTAACACAGCCGATGGTCGGAGAGGCCGTCATGGAAGCGTGTGATCTGCGCAAAAGCTACCGGAAGGGGCCTGTTCAGGTTCCGGTACTCAAGGGGGTTGACGTCCAGGTAGGGGACGGCGAATTCATGACCATCGTGGGGAAAAGTGGATCTGGGAAAAGTACCTTGCTCCATTTGCTCGCGACTTTGGATGCTCCCGACAGTGGTGAGATCCATTTCCAGGACCGCAGGATCGACAATCTGACGCCCGCCAAACGTGATGGAATGCGAAATCGAGATATTGGCGTTGTCTTTCAGTTCTATCACTTGTTGCCCGAGCTCACGACGCTTGAGAATACGATCTTGCCGGCGATGATCGGTCATTCCGTTGCCGCCTACTGGGGCAAACGGAAGCAGCTTCGCCGGGAGGCAAGTGAATTGCTTGAGCGAGTGGGGCTGTCGCATCGCTTGAAGCACCGGCCTAGTGAACTTTCTGGCGGTGAAATGCAGAGAGTAGCGATTGCAAGAGCTCTTTTGAATCGCCCCCAAATCCTGCTGGCTGATGAACCGACCGGCAACCTGGACCGCCAAACGGGTGTTCAGATTATGGATCTCCTGCGGTCCTTGAACCAGGATCAGAAGCTCACTATAGTCATGGTGACTCACGATTCAGCCATAGCTCAGCAGACGGATCGAGTTGTGCAATTGGTCGAAGGGCGCGTCAGCTTTGCCTAG
- a CDS encoding zinc ribbon domain-containing protein, with amino-acid sequence MNFDDANKPLEDYEYPEPDVDDDTEAETVPCSHCGEPIYEEAVECPYCGNYVQASTSVWSGRPIWWLIIGGIGVAAVIYTLSLAR; translated from the coding sequence ATGAATTTCGACGATGCAAACAAACCGTTAGAGGATTACGAGTATCCGGAGCCGGACGTTGACGACGACACGGAAGCGGAAACTGTGCCTTGCTCACATTGCGGCGAACCAATCTACGAAGAAGCTGTGGAATGTCCTTACTGCGGTAATTATGTTCAAGCGTCGACCAGCGTCTGGTCTGGTCGTCCCATCTGGTGGCTGATCATCGGAGGCATTGGCGTTGCTGCAGTCATCTACACGCTATCGCTCGCCAGATAA
- a CDS encoding NRDE family protein: protein MCLLAIQYRLVPEAPILVAANREEFYERPSQPPSIQSGKPRVLCGIDAQAGGTWLGVNQHGLVIGVCNRRKASSTFPSRSRGVLCRELLKSSSAVHARDVAMEELSSGRYDGANFVCVDAESGWVVHGAEEIDTVEMHEGLNIISSRDLNDARDERVEMARRLLTLHTLDSPVKFLAVASKVFARPPSPPGRPSIVIRDKDRGTVSSTLISLGKKPRDAIYQFSGSAPDRSRYEDFSPLLRDILSRGLREASTNANT, encoded by the coding sequence ATGTGCTTGCTGGCAATACAGTATCGACTCGTTCCAGAAGCCCCGATTTTGGTGGCCGCTAATCGTGAGGAATTCTATGAGCGACCTTCGCAGCCCCCATCGATTCAATCGGGAAAGCCGCGTGTGCTGTGCGGAATCGATGCTCAGGCCGGTGGCACTTGGCTAGGCGTCAACCAACATGGGTTGGTGATTGGCGTTTGCAATCGACGTAAAGCTTCCTCAACATTCCCTTCCCGCTCGAGGGGCGTACTCTGCCGCGAACTATTAAAATCGAGTTCGGCCGTTCACGCTCGAGACGTGGCGATGGAGGAGTTATCCAGCGGTCGTTACGACGGCGCTAATTTTGTTTGTGTCGACGCCGAAAGTGGCTGGGTAGTTCATGGTGCCGAGGAGATCGACACGGTAGAAATGCATGAAGGTTTGAACATCATTTCTAGTCGAGATTTAAATGATGCACGAGACGAGCGAGTGGAAATGGCCCGGCGCTTGTTAACATTGCACACGCTGGACTCGCCGGTCAAATTCCTGGCTGTCGCCAGCAAGGTTTTTGCTCGACCGCCGTCGCCTCCAGGACGACCAAGCATCGTCATTCGAGACAAAGATCGTGGCACGGTCAGTTCGACGCTAATTTCGCTTGGCAAAAAGCCACGTGACGCGATCTATCAATTTTCCGGTAGTGCACCGGATCGTTCGCGGTACGAAGATTTTTCGCCGCTCCTGCGAGACATTTTGAGCCGAGGTCTCCGTGAGGCGAGCACGAACGCCAACACCTAG
- the pyrE gene encoding orotate phosphoribosyltransferase — MSEYDRNALIDLVREQALEFGDFTLASGKKAKFYLDCRKVTLDSRGANLIGAGMLEFMAADSPDAVGGMAIGADPITGAIITLAGQKSRGLRGFIVRKEMKDHGKGRMVEGPVNPGDRVFIVEDVVTTGGSALKAVDRARDFGLKVIGALAIIDRLEGGETAFASRGVPLKTLLTIRDFGIEPQSS; from the coding sequence ATGTCGGAATATGATCGCAACGCTCTGATCGATTTGGTTCGTGAGCAAGCCTTGGAATTTGGTGACTTTACCCTCGCTTCCGGTAAGAAGGCCAAGTTTTACCTCGACTGTCGTAAAGTAACGCTTGACTCCCGCGGGGCCAATTTGATCGGTGCCGGCATGCTGGAATTCATGGCTGCGGATTCGCCTGATGCGGTAGGAGGCATGGCCATTGGCGCCGACCCAATTACCGGGGCGATCATCACCTTGGCGGGGCAGAAATCTCGCGGCTTGCGGGGCTTCATTGTCCGGAAAGAAATGAAAGATCACGGAAAAGGTCGAATGGTCGAAGGCCCGGTGAATCCTGGAGATCGGGTCTTCATCGTCGAAGATGTGGTCACGACCGGCGGCAGTGCTTTGAAAGCCGTTGATCGAGCACGAGATTTTGGTCTCAAGGTCATTGGAGCACTGGCGATTATTGACCGGCTTGAGGGCGGGGAGACGGCTTTCGCGAGTCGTGGGGTGCCCCTGAAAACACTGCTCACCATTCGCGATTTTGGAATCGAACCCCAGTCTTCGTAA
- the ilvE gene encoding branched-chain-amino-acid transaminase yields MALQVYINGTYFDTEDAKVSVYDHGLLYGDGVFEGMRSYGGAVFRLDEHLERLWASAKAILLEIPISREAMGLAVKETLAKNKLPDAYIRLIVTRGVGSLGLDPQRTRNPQVIIIVDKIALYPAEYYENGLEIITASTIRNHPAALSPRIKSLNYLNNVLAKIEGTQAGCVEALMLNHKGEVAECTGDNVFLVNQGELMTPSIDAGILDGITRQAVIDLAKKKSIVVREIPLTRHDVYVADECFLTGSAAEVVPVIKVDNRVIGDGKPGPITKLLKDQFQQLTRKSG; encoded by the coding sequence ATGGCACTGCAGGTCTACATCAACGGTACTTATTTCGATACGGAAGATGCCAAGGTCAGCGTTTACGACCATGGGTTGCTCTATGGGGATGGTGTCTTCGAAGGGATGCGGAGCTACGGTGGCGCCGTTTTTCGCTTGGATGAGCATCTGGAGCGGCTTTGGGCTTCTGCCAAAGCGATTCTCTTGGAGATTCCCATCAGCCGTGAGGCAATGGGATTAGCGGTTAAAGAAACTTTAGCCAAAAATAAGCTTCCCGATGCCTACATCCGATTGATTGTGACGCGAGGTGTGGGGTCGCTTGGACTCGATCCGCAGCGGACTCGTAATCCGCAAGTGATTATTATCGTGGACAAGATCGCTCTCTACCCGGCTGAGTACTATGAGAACGGATTAGAGATCATTACGGCGAGTACGATTAGAAATCATCCCGCGGCGTTGAGCCCACGGATCAAGTCACTGAACTACTTGAACAATGTGCTGGCGAAAATTGAGGGTACCCAGGCCGGTTGCGTCGAAGCTCTGATGCTCAATCACAAAGGCGAAGTGGCCGAGTGTACCGGCGACAATGTTTTTCTTGTCAATCAGGGAGAACTGATGACTCCGTCGATCGACGCAGGCATTCTGGACGGTATCACACGTCAGGCGGTAATCGATCTCGCTAAGAAAAAATCCATTGTCGTGCGGGAAATTCCTTTGACGCGACATGATGTCTATGTCGCCGACGAGTGTTTCTTGACCGGTAGTGCGGCCGAGGTTGTGCCGGTGATCAAAGTGGATAATCGCGTGATTGGCGACGGGAAGCCGGGCCCGATCACAAAGCTACTGAAGGACCAGTTTCAGCAGTTGACTCGCAAGTCGGGCTAA
- a CDS encoding LysM peptidoglycan-binding domain-containing protein gives MNSIKNAIVTVTLLAVSYGAYVVLSNPPAEPVASLGGMDEADVMGVSVTIPEASAGAQLSADSATQVASPQTEPSLEVERVTNDWVDPFPASTASPAATDSDPYGYSPQTDAPGTASGNLPESDVATLNPPGPGSTVPDSQVAASQLPGMQAPQQPFGADAGTSADDSYDQQPAASYPETSDPVIPPVGEASADLSGKANGFDEAWKLAQSSINTGKLEDALMTLSIWYNEPSMSTEQARRCTAALDELAGTVIYSQESFMEPAYVVQEGETLGEIAAKYQVPVDFLARINGVATPYELYPGESLKVVKGPFRAELRSEQAEITVFLGRHYAGRFAARIGAGTPIAEGDYEVASKEAGREYFDRTTGYRVSREDPSNPYGSYWIGLRGEQVTAAHNVGIHVDMGSPNAGCIAVSQSDVADLNAILSIGSRLTVRR, from the coding sequence GTGAATTCTATAAAGAATGCGATCGTAACGGTGACTTTGCTGGCTGTTAGCTACGGCGCTTATGTGGTTCTCAGCAATCCACCTGCCGAACCTGTTGCCAGTCTCGGTGGGATGGATGAGGCGGATGTAATGGGGGTCAGCGTCACGATTCCGGAAGCCTCCGCTGGCGCACAACTGTCCGCAGACTCAGCGACGCAAGTCGCATCGCCTCAGACAGAACCCAGTCTGGAAGTCGAGCGTGTCACCAATGATTGGGTGGATCCTTTCCCTGCCTCGACAGCAAGTCCCGCTGCAACGGATAGCGATCCTTATGGATATTCCCCCCAGACGGACGCACCAGGGACCGCATCAGGGAATTTACCAGAGAGCGACGTTGCAACCCTTAACCCACCCGGCCCCGGCTCGACGGTCCCAGACTCGCAGGTCGCTGCTTCGCAATTGCCCGGTATGCAAGCTCCGCAGCAGCCGTTTGGGGCGGATGCTGGAACCTCCGCCGATGACTCTTATGACCAGCAACCTGCCGCCAGCTATCCAGAAACTTCCGACCCGGTCATTCCGCCTGTCGGAGAGGCATCCGCTGATCTGAGCGGGAAGGCTAATGGTTTCGACGAAGCCTGGAAATTGGCTCAGTCAAGTATCAACACTGGCAAGCTCGAAGATGCCTTGATGACGCTATCGATCTGGTACAACGAACCGTCGATGTCAACGGAACAAGCTCGACGTTGTACGGCTGCCTTGGATGAATTGGCGGGAACGGTGATTTATTCGCAAGAGAGCTTCATGGAGCCCGCCTATGTTGTCCAAGAGGGTGAGACGTTGGGTGAGATAGCGGCCAAGTATCAGGTTCCCGTCGACTTCCTCGCCCGCATCAACGGCGTTGCGACGCCCTATGAACTCTATCCGGGTGAATCACTCAAGGTCGTCAAGGGACCATTTCGTGCTGAATTGCGATCAGAGCAAGCTGAGATTACGGTCTTTCTTGGTCGTCATTACGCCGGTCGATTCGCCGCGCGCATCGGAGCCGGTACACCAATCGCAGAGGGTGACTACGAAGTTGCTTCAAAAGAGGCTGGTCGAGAGTACTTCGATCGCACCACTGGTTATCGTGTGAGTCGCGAAGACCCAAGTAATCCCTACGGCTCGTACTGGATCGGTTTGCGGGGCGAACAAGTAACAGCTGCCCACAATGTGGGTATTCATGTCGATATGGGAAGTCCCAATGCGGGCTGTATCGCTGTGAGCCAATCCGACGTCGCTGATCTGAATGCGATCCTTTCGATCGGTTCCCGGCTGACCGTACGACGATGA